One genomic segment of Arthrobacter sp. JZ12 includes these proteins:
- a CDS encoding DUF427 domain-containing protein gives MPKAVWNNQVIAESDSTEMVEGNHYFPKESVKEQFLRPSDTHSTCPWKGEASYYTLEVNGETNPDAAWYYPAPKDAAANIKDHVAFWRGVTVSE, from the coding sequence ATGCCCAAGGCAGTCTGGAACAATCAGGTGATCGCGGAGTCCGATTCGACCGAGATGGTCGAGGGGAATCACTACTTCCCGAAGGAAAGCGTGAAGGAGCAGTTCCTCCGTCCCAGCGACACCCACAGCACCTGCCCTTGGAAAGGCGAGGCAAGCTACTACACCCTGGAGGTGAACGGCGAGACCAACCCGGACGCCGCCTGGTACTACCCGGCGCCCAAGGATGCAGCAGCCAACATCAAGGACCACGTAGCGTTCTGGCGTGGAGTGACGGTAAGCGAGTAG
- a CDS encoding aldo/keto reductase — protein sequence MQYRKLGSSGTSVSTYALGTMTFGAEADEATSHGILDDYADAGGNFIDTADVYTAGASEEIIGRWLTKSAAAGEMILATKGRFPMGKDVNDLGLSRRHLRLALDASLKRLGVDHIDLYQMHSWDPLTPLEETLGFLHDAVAAGKISYYGFSNYTGWQLTKAVGIARARGWDLPVTLQPQYSLLVRGIEAEIVPAALDAGMGLLPWSPLGGGWLTGKYLRDTAPQGATRLGENPERGMEAWKKRNAQERTWAIIDVVLEIANARDVSASQVALAWVEQQPAVTSVILGARTTEQLADNLAAATLQLSPEDVQRLSEVSAPDFADYPYGGPGIEQRSRRIDGGR from the coding sequence ATGCAGTACAGGAAACTCGGCAGCAGCGGAACCTCCGTGTCCACCTACGCGCTGGGCACCATGACCTTCGGCGCGGAAGCCGATGAGGCAACGTCCCACGGCATCCTCGACGATTACGCGGACGCCGGCGGCAACTTCATCGACACCGCCGATGTCTATACGGCCGGGGCGTCCGAGGAGATCATCGGACGGTGGCTGACCAAAAGCGCCGCGGCGGGGGAGATGATTCTCGCCACCAAGGGTCGCTTCCCGATGGGCAAGGACGTCAACGACCTCGGGCTCTCCCGCAGGCACCTGCGGCTGGCCCTGGACGCTTCGCTCAAGCGGCTGGGCGTGGACCACATCGACCTCTACCAGATGCATTCCTGGGATCCGCTCACTCCATTGGAGGAGACGCTGGGTTTCCTGCACGACGCTGTGGCCGCCGGCAAGATCAGCTACTACGGCTTTTCGAACTACACCGGATGGCAACTGACGAAGGCTGTGGGGATTGCCCGTGCGCGCGGATGGGACCTGCCGGTCACCCTGCAGCCCCAGTACAGCCTCCTGGTCCGGGGGATCGAAGCGGAGATCGTGCCCGCTGCGCTCGACGCCGGGATGGGGCTCCTGCCCTGGTCACCGCTGGGCGGCGGCTGGCTTACCGGCAAGTACCTTCGGGATACCGCCCCGCAGGGGGCCACCAGGCTGGGCGAGAACCCTGAACGCGGCATGGAGGCGTGGAAGAAGCGCAATGCGCAGGAGCGCACGTGGGCGATTATCGACGTCGTGCTTGAGATCGCCAACGCCCGGGACGTCAGCGCCTCACAGGTGGCGCTCGCCTGGGTAGAACAGCAGCCTGCGGTTACCTCCGTCATCCTCGGCGCGCGCACCACGGAACAGCTGGCCGACAACCTTGCGGCGGCAACTCTGCAGCTGTCGCCCGAGGACGTCCAGCGTCTGTCCGAAGTAAGCGCTCCCGATTTCGCGGACTACCCCTACGGCGGGCCGGGCATTGAGCAGCGCAGCCGGCGGATCGACGGCGGCCGCTGA
- a CDS encoding 4'-phosphopantetheinyl transferase family protein, which produces MEIHAVRLDGHPVEELDDGERVRGGMLVDPAVRHRFLAGRSWLRGLVSRASGEPAGRLVSRSVCPACAEDNHGRPGFFVGSKEVPVSVSLSRSGGWAVAVLDRSGAQQSLGIDLEQIDRFEGNGLDLDIFTPAERAAVRAADEDRRPDVRAVLWSRKEAVLKAAGTGLLIEPGEVDVLADTVTVESCSYSVSNLDPEELGLPQGFVVALARGR; this is translated from the coding sequence ATGGAGATTCATGCCGTCCGGCTTGACGGACATCCTGTCGAAGAGCTGGACGACGGCGAACGCGTTCGCGGCGGGATGCTGGTGGACCCTGCAGTACGGCATCGGTTCTTGGCAGGCCGCTCCTGGTTGCGCGGGCTTGTGAGCCGCGCGTCGGGGGAACCCGCCGGGAGGCTGGTCTCGCGCTCAGTCTGCCCTGCATGCGCCGAGGATAACCATGGAAGGCCCGGATTCTTCGTCGGCAGTAAGGAGGTTCCGGTCTCCGTGAGCCTTAGCCGCAGCGGCGGATGGGCTGTCGCCGTACTTGACAGGTCCGGCGCCCAGCAATCCCTGGGGATTGATCTTGAACAGATTGACCGCTTTGAGGGCAACGGGCTGGACCTGGACATCTTCACGCCGGCCGAACGCGCTGCCGTCCGCGCCGCGGATGAGGACCGGCGGCCGGACGTGCGCGCAGTCCTTTGGTCCCGGAAGGAGGCCGTCCTCAAGGCGGCCGGCACCGGACTCCTCATTGAACCCGGAGAGGTCGATGTACTCGCCGATACGGTGACGGTGGAATCCTGCAGCTACTCGGTTTCCAATCTGGACCCCGAAGAACTGGGGCTGCCGCAGGGTTTCGTCGTCGCGCTCGCCCGAGGTCGGTAG
- a CDS encoding M1 family metallopeptidase — protein MAQPTDSLPQDAGNALVDPYAPRHGSWDYSVSSYDIELEYRVASNRLEGRAVLTGEVSGAPSDKLRTLVLNLDGLRVARAVLNGERVRKVGTANGRLTVTPAEPLAGGSHFTLEVRYGGNPAPISGTWGDVGWEELTDGVLVAGQPTGAPSWFPCNDHPRRKAAFRISVTTDAGYRAVCNGELTSHTVKSSRETWVYETDAPMATYLATVQIGRYGLAQLDDGGTVPQYVAAPSALLPAARKALARQGDMIDAFSRRFGHYPFSTYTVVVADDVLEIPLEAQTLSVFGRNHLSAEWEAQRLVAHELAHQWFGNSVTASSWQDIWLHEGFACYAEWIWSEESGSLTAAARAEQAWQRLASAKQDLAIGAPGAADMFDDRVYKRGACTLHALRMVVGDELFFRTLQYWTSQFRHANVSTVDFVSLADEVCAGLDGFDAAALLQPWLYQARLPALP, from the coding sequence ATGGCACAACCCACCGACAGTCTTCCCCAAGATGCAGGGAACGCCCTCGTCGACCCGTATGCTCCCCGGCACGGCAGCTGGGACTACTCGGTCAGCTCGTACGACATCGAGCTCGAGTACAGGGTGGCCAGTAACCGGCTGGAGGGTCGGGCAGTTCTCACCGGCGAGGTGAGCGGGGCACCGTCGGACAAGCTGCGCACGCTGGTGCTCAACCTTGACGGACTGCGCGTTGCCCGCGCCGTACTGAACGGCGAGCGGGTGCGCAAGGTGGGAACAGCCAACGGGCGCCTCACCGTGACCCCCGCCGAACCGCTGGCCGGCGGTAGCCACTTCACGCTAGAGGTCAGGTACGGGGGCAACCCGGCGCCCATCTCCGGCACCTGGGGCGATGTTGGCTGGGAGGAACTGACGGACGGCGTTCTGGTTGCAGGACAGCCGACGGGTGCACCGTCCTGGTTCCCCTGCAATGACCACCCCCGCAGGAAAGCAGCCTTCAGGATCAGCGTGACGACGGACGCCGGGTACCGGGCCGTGTGCAACGGCGAACTGACCTCCCACACCGTCAAGTCCAGCCGCGAAACCTGGGTCTATGAGACCGACGCTCCCATGGCCACCTACCTCGCCACCGTGCAGATCGGGCGCTACGGGCTGGCACAGCTCGACGACGGCGGCACCGTGCCTCAGTACGTCGCCGCGCCTTCCGCCCTTCTCCCCGCGGCACGCAAGGCGCTGGCGCGGCAGGGGGACATGATCGACGCCTTCTCGCGCCGATTCGGGCACTACCCCTTCTCGACCTACACCGTCGTGGTTGCGGACGACGTACTCGAGATTCCGCTCGAAGCCCAAACCCTATCGGTGTTCGGCCGCAACCACCTCAGTGCTGAGTGGGAAGCGCAACGCCTTGTTGCCCATGAACTGGCGCATCAGTGGTTCGGCAACTCCGTGACTGCCTCCTCCTGGCAGGACATCTGGCTGCATGAGGGATTCGCCTGCTACGCCGAGTGGATCTGGTCGGAAGAGTCCGGATCCCTTACTGCCGCAGCCCGCGCCGAGCAGGCCTGGCAGCGGCTCGCCTCAGCAAAGCAGGACCTCGCGATCGGTGCACCCGGCGCCGCTGACATGTTCGACGACCGGGTTTACAAGCGCGGCGCCTGCACGCTCCACGCTCTTCGCATGGTGGTGGGCGACGAGCTTTTCTTCCGGACGTTGCAGTACTGGACCTCGCAATTCCGGCACGCGAACGTGAGTACGGTGGACTTCGTCAGTCTTGCCGACGAAGTGTGCGCAGGCCTGGACGGGTTCGATGCGGCCGCCCTGCTCCAGCCGTGGCTGTACCAGGCACGGCTTCCGGCCTTGCCTTGA